Below is a window of Enterococcus gilvus ATCC BAA-350 DNA.
ACTCATTTGAATAAATTGCCTTTGAGTTATTATGACCAAAGCTCTCAAGGGGATATCGTCAGCCGCTTCACGAATGACATGGACAATATCTCTACAGCGATCTCGGCTGTCTTCAACCAAGTATTCTCCGGCATGACCGTCGTCTTGGTTGCGCTAGTCTTTATGTTTTATCTTAGCCCTATTTTGGCACTGGTGGTATTGGTAGCGACACCGATCATCTTCTTGATCACCTATATCGTCGCACGGACCTCTCAGAAATATTTCACCAGCCAACAAAAACTAGTCGGATCGATTTCTGGATTTATCACAGAGATGGTGGGAAATCAGAAAATCGTGAAGGCATTCCAACGAGAAGACCAAAATCAGACGAATTTTGAAGCGTTAAACCAAGAACTCTACGTTCGTGGACAAAAAGCACAGTTCGCTTCTTCCTTGACCAACCCTTCCTCACGCTTCGTGGATCATTTGGCGTATCTGATGGTCGGACTTGTCGGAGGATTATTGGCACTGAGAGCAGGAAGCAATGTAACGATCGGGATCATCTCCAGCTTTACGATCTACTCGAGTCAGTTTACAAAACCCTTCATTGAGCTTTCTGGGATCACGATCCAGATCCAAACGGCGATCGCTGGTTTGGACCGGTCGTTTGAATTGCTGAAGGAACCGATCGAGCAAGTGGACGATGCCGATGCACGTACACTCTCAGGCGCAAATGGCAACGTGATTTTTGATCATGTGGATTTTGCCTATCAAAAGGACCAACCGTTGATCGAAGACTTTAATCTGACGGTTGAACCGGGTGAAACCATCGCCATCGTCGGAAAGACCGGTGCCGGGAAATCGACACTCGTGAATCTTTTGATGCGTTTTTACGAAGTAGACAAAGGAAGAATCCTGATCGACGGGACAGATATTCGTCACTTTACACGGGACAGTCTGCGCCAACAATTCGGAATGGTCTTGCAGGAAACATGGTTGATGGACAGCAGCCTGCGGGCAAACCTGCGCTATGGCCGCAAATCAGCGACGGATGAAGAAATCTATGCCGCGTTGAAGGACGCGTATATGTATGACTTCGTAATGCGCCTTCCAGATAAACTCGATACTATCGTCGGCGAAGCAGGCATCAAGCTTTCAGACGGGCAACGGCAGCTATTGACGATCGCTCGAACCATGATCAGCCGTCCATCCATGCTGATCCTTGATGAAGCCACTAGTTCTGTCGATACATTAACGGAACAGAAAATTCAAAATGCCTTTCTTGCCATGATGAAAGATCACACCAGCTTCGTGATCGCTCACCGGCTGTCAACGATTCAAAACGCGGATCAGATCCTCGTCTTGGACCACGGACACATTCTTGAAGTCGGCAGTCATCAAGAACTATTGGCGAAAGACGGCTTCTATAAGAAATTGTATGAAGCACAGTTTTCAAAAAGCTAATACCTATAAAAACACCTCAAAGGCGCACGTTGCTGTAGCTCCTTCGAGGTGTTTTTTTTGCTATTTTATTTCACGTCTCGTTCTGAGACAGTAAAAAAGGGAAGATGAAGGCTCATCTTCCCTTTTTCTAGTTAATGTTTTAGTTTTGCCCGACGATAGACGGTCAGAGACAAAAGACTGAAAATCAGAACGAGTATCCCTGAGATCAAAAACCATTTCGCGATCCCCATTTTTTCTGATAAAGGACCCGCCAGCAATAAGCCGATCGGCATCGCCCCAGACATCACACTTCCAAAAAGTGAGAAGACGCGTCCAAGTTTTTCAGGAGCGACCGTTTCCTGCAAGTAGGAGGTGAAGGGAATGTTGTAGAGATTTCCAACGGCACCCATCAGCATACAGAAAAAGACAAACATCCAATAGCCGGTCACATTTGCCGGCGCCAATCCGCTGCCGATAAACGTGATCGCCAGCCCGACATTCGACAATTGCGCGATCACTAATTTTTCACGCCACTCTTTCTTCAGACCGATCAAAAAGGCACTGACCATCATGCCCACCGCATAACAAAATTCCACCACGCTCGCATAGCCTGCGGACAAATCAAAGTGAACATTCGTCATCAAGGGAAATAAGATCCCTAAAGGCAAGTAAAAAATCATGACGAAAAATGAGAAGAACATGACCACCATCAACGGTGGATTTTCTTTAAAAACATTGAGTCCATCCTTCAATTCCTTCAAATAATGATGCATGCTTTCTTCCGTTCTCGGAATCGTCGGAACCTCTACGATCCATAAAGTCAGACAGGCAACGACCGCGCCGATCAGATCCGTCAATAGGATCAGCCACAACGGCATCGCAGCAAACATCATCGCTCCCAAAACAGGTCCCAGCATGAAGGCCCCCGACTGTAAAAACTGGTTCCAGCTATTCGCTTTGACCAGCTCCTCCTCCGGCACTAACAGAGGCACGATGGCTTGGATGGAGGGCGTGTGGAAGACGTTTGCTAAAGACCGCAGGAACAACGCGGCGATCACGACTAGATAGCCGGGGTTGCCGAACAGAAACCAAAGGGACAATCCCATCGCCACCAGCCCCATGAACAAATCGGCAAAAATCACTACATACTTTCGCTTCAGCCGATCTAGCCAGACTCCGACGAATGGCCCCAAGAACAGTTGCGGCAAATACGAAGACAGCCCCGCGACAGATAGCATGATCGCCGATTTCGATTCATTGGTCAGCC
It encodes the following:
- a CDS encoding ABC transporter ATP-binding protein, which translates into the protein MIKKKNFFHSLKLFVPYLAAYPKELIAAIILGIASGVTSVLMTYYIGVAVDQMVDQGAVDFTRLFHILQLFVGIFLVTVVSQYFIQRLGNTVAFDSVAKLREETFTHLNKLPLSYYDQSSQGDIVSRFTNDMDNISTAISAVFNQVFSGMTVVLVALVFMFYLSPILALVVLVATPIIFLITYIVARTSQKYFTSQQKLVGSISGFITEMVGNQKIVKAFQREDQNQTNFEALNQELYVRGQKAQFASSLTNPSSRFVDHLAYLMVGLVGGLLALRAGSNVTIGIISSFTIYSSQFTKPFIELSGITIQIQTAIAGLDRSFELLKEPIEQVDDADARTLSGANGNVIFDHVDFAYQKDQPLIEDFNLTVEPGETIAIVGKTGAGKSTLVNLLMRFYEVDKGRILIDGTDIRHFTRDSLRQQFGMVLQETWLMDSSLRANLRYGRKSATDEEIYAALKDAYMYDFVMRLPDKLDTIVGEAGIKLSDGQRQLLTIARTMISRPSMLILDEATSSVDTLTEQKIQNAFLAMMKDHTSFVIAHRLSTIQNADQILVLDHGHILEVGSHQELLAKDGFYKKLYEAQFSKS
- a CDS encoding MFS transporter → MEKQQWRKNYLTILSGQTVSLIGSSAVQFALIWWLTNESKSAIMLSVAGLSSYLPQLFLGPFVGVWLDRLKRKYVVIFADLFMGLVAMGLSLWFLFGNPGYLVVIAALFLRSLANVFHTPSIQAIVPLLVPEEELVKANSWNQFLQSGAFMLGPVLGAMMFAAMPLWLILLTDLIGAVVACLTLWIVEVPTIPRTEESMHHYLKELKDGLNVFKENPPLMVVMFFSFFVMIFYLPLGILFPLMTNVHFDLSAGYASVVEFCYAVGMMVSAFLIGLKKEWREKLVIAQLSNVGLAITFIGSGLAPANVTGYWMFVFFCMLMGAVGNLYNIPFTSYLQETVAPEKLGRVFSLFGSVMSGAMPIGLLLAGPLSEKMGIAKWFLISGILVLIFSLLSLTVYRRAKLKH